From one Candidatus Limnocylindrales bacterium genomic stretch:
- a CDS encoding glycosyltransferase N-terminal domain-containing protein, protein MSGAAQSLAATSMRAIYSAAGVAVAAATLARSMVAHEEERHRLRERCGLWDGHPMASSPWVWIHGASVGEADIAVAIARRLAEKSADARVVITSTTTSGHARVMHEQVFESRYFPIDFAPFINRILAPIAPSLFVAVETEIWPEMLRLLGDRGVPVAFVNARLSDRSMPRYRRLRPWIAPLLSRTAKVCARDAEAAGRWRSLGASDRAVEVTGNIKFDLAVPSGREAAPALLRTVAAAPIFLAASTHQGEEELALESFRLVRAKLAHAKLLIAPRHPERAGQVVELVRAKGFSVSAVGGALPEREAALWPDDADVVVIDRLGLLQRAYASAVAAFVGGSLSAGPGGHNLLEAVVAGCPIACGPHLENVPDQRELLAASAAIRTVEDIDELSTFWIEVAGTAEDFRAASRAARAAIEARRGALERTVNALLPLLPSTDGRTERRSIG, encoded by the coding sequence GTGAGCGGGGCCGCGCAAAGCCTCGCTGCAACCTCGATGCGCGCGATCTATTCGGCGGCCGGCGTCGCTGTCGCTGCTGCCACGCTGGCGCGGTCGATGGTTGCGCATGAGGAGGAACGCCACCGTCTTCGCGAGCGTTGCGGTCTCTGGGACGGCCATCCGATGGCGAGTAGTCCGTGGGTCTGGATCCACGGCGCATCGGTCGGGGAGGCCGACATCGCCGTGGCAATCGCCCGCAGACTGGCCGAAAAGTCCGCGGATGCGCGCGTCGTGATTACCTCGACGACCACCAGCGGACATGCTCGTGTGATGCACGAGCAGGTGTTCGAATCGCGTTACTTTCCGATCGACTTCGCCCCGTTCATCAACAGGATTCTGGCGCCGATCGCGCCGTCGTTGTTCGTTGCGGTCGAGACCGAGATCTGGCCCGAGATGCTCCGGCTTCTCGGCGACAGGGGCGTGCCGGTCGCGTTCGTCAACGCGCGCCTGTCGGACCGCTCGATGCCGCGATACCGGCGGCTGCGGCCCTGGATCGCTCCGCTCCTTTCCCGCACGGCGAAGGTCTGCGCGCGCGATGCGGAAGCGGCTGGCCGCTGGCGCTCGCTCGGAGCTTCAGACCGGGCCGTCGAGGTCACCGGCAACATCAAGTTCGATCTCGCCGTGCCGTCCGGGCGCGAGGCGGCGCCGGCGCTGCTGCGTACCGTCGCAGCGGCGCCGATCTTCCTCGCGGCGTCGACGCACCAAGGGGAAGAGGAGCTCGCGCTCGAATCATTCCGGCTGGTTCGCGCGAAGCTGGCTCACGCGAAGCTTCTGATTGCGCCGAGGCATCCCGAGCGTGCCGGCCAGGTTGTGGAGCTCGTGCGTGCGAAGGGGTTTTCGGTTTCGGCCGTGGGCGGCGCGCTCCCGGAAAGAGAAGCCGCGCTGTGGCCGGATGATGCGGATGTCGTCGTGATCGACCGCCTCGGACTTCTGCAGCGTGCGTACGCGTCCGCCGTCGCTGCGTTCGTCGGCGGCAGCCTCAGCGCCGGACCGGGCGGGCACAACCTTCTCGAAGCGGTCGTCGCGGGCTGCCCGATCGCGTGCGGACCGCATCTCGAAAACGTGCCCGACCAGCGCGAGCTGCTCGCGGCGAGCGCCGCGATCCGGACTGTGGAGGACATCGACGAGCTCTCGACGTTCTGGATCGAAGTTGCCGGAACGGCGGAAGATTTTCGTGCGGCTTCACGCGCTGCTCGAGCTGCGATCGAGGCCCGCCGCGGCGCTCTCGAACGAACCGTGAACGCGCTGCTTCCGCTGCTCCCGTCCACGGATGGGCGCACCGAGCGAAGGAGCATCGGCTGA
- a CDS encoding lysophospholipid acyltransferase family protein: MRALRRYDAFARFEVSAATFLIWSVLALLGRTVRWTRHGAEEIERCWQAGEPVLMAFWHGRAIMLPFVYRGRGASIMNSTHRDGEIVSRVIARFGVESTRGSSTRGAVSGLLGLVRASRRGRDLALIPDGPKGPAGIAKGGAAELLLATGAPLFPMAVSCTKGWRLPTWDRLMIPYPFAKVVLVVGEPLRAESRGPVSREDLRLELERRLRLATLEADRLAGRASPEET; the protein is encoded by the coding sequence GTGCGCGCGCTGCGACGCTACGACGCGTTCGCGCGCTTCGAAGTATCAGCCGCGACGTTCCTGATCTGGTCGGTGCTCGCGCTGCTCGGACGCACCGTGCGCTGGACGCGCCACGGAGCCGAAGAAATCGAACGCTGCTGGCAGGCCGGCGAGCCGGTGCTGATGGCGTTCTGGCACGGCCGCGCGATCATGCTTCCGTTCGTCTATCGCGGACGCGGCGCGAGCATCATGAACAGCACGCACCGTGACGGCGAGATCGTCTCGCGCGTGATCGCGCGCTTCGGCGTCGAATCGACGCGCGGATCGTCGACGCGCGGCGCGGTCTCCGGCCTTCTCGGGCTGGTTCGTGCGAGCCGGCGCGGCCGCGATCTCGCGCTGATCCCCGACGGACCGAAAGGACCGGCCGGCATCGCCAAGGGCGGAGCCGCCGAGCTTCTGCTCGCGACCGGCGCGCCGCTCTTTCCGATGGCCGTGAGCTGCACGAAAGGATGGCGCCTGCCGACGTGGGACCGGCTGATGATCCCGTATCCGTTCGCGAAGGTGGTGCTCGTCGTCGGCGAGCCGCTGCGCGCGGAATCGCGCGGGCCGGTATCGCGAGAGGACCTGCGGCTCGAGCTCGAGCGTCGGCTGCGACTTGCGACCTTGGAGGCGGACCGGCTGGCCGGTCGGGCAAGTCCGGAGGAGACGTGA
- a CDS encoding ABC transporter transmembrane domain-containing protein, whose protein sequence is MIAYSAMSGAVPWLVRSLVDDVFQNRNERMLTVLPVLIVVVFVARAGVNFGQAYLNEWVGESIVYDLRARLHQKVQRLPVSFFDRTSSATIVSGMTTDVQLVRQALTEGAASVLRDVTTMVVLVAVAFHLDPVLSVIAFFVLPLIVLPLQALSRKMRSLSRRGLDTLGGLSALLLETVQGARVVKAFGMQEYERGRFEGENRRLRRLHLRAARIGAFTAPMTEVLAAVGIAAVLWYGGRSVFAGGRTAGGFLAFMTTLVLIYDPFKKLARTNNLVQAGLGAADRVFALLDHPEETVSPADASSRTASSADACAQTGIAIDGLRTAIRFEKVSFSYNEIEVLHDLELEVRAGEVVALVGPSGGGKTTIADLIPRFYDASAGRITIDGTDVRDLKLDALRSLIAVVTQTTFLFNDTVRANIAYGRADRVSDDAVVVAAAEAAFAHEFIVKLADGYDTVVGELGVQLSGGQRQRIAIARALLKDAPILILDEATSALDSESERAVQAAIERLMTGRTTLVIAHRMATIRRADRILVVEDGRIVESGTHDELIEGGALYRRLHELELDREADR, encoded by the coding sequence ATGATCGCGTACAGCGCGATGTCCGGCGCCGTGCCGTGGCTCGTGCGCAGCCTCGTCGACGACGTCTTCCAGAATCGCAACGAGCGCATGTTGACGGTGCTGCCGGTCCTCATCGTCGTCGTGTTCGTGGCGCGCGCGGGCGTCAATTTCGGCCAGGCGTACCTCAACGAATGGGTCGGCGAGAGCATCGTCTACGACCTGCGCGCGCGCCTTCACCAGAAGGTCCAGCGGCTTCCGGTCTCGTTCTTCGACCGGACCTCGTCGGCAACCATCGTCTCGGGGATGACGACCGACGTGCAGCTGGTGCGGCAGGCGCTCACTGAAGGCGCCGCATCGGTGCTGCGCGACGTGACGACGATGGTCGTGCTCGTGGCCGTCGCGTTCCACCTCGATCCGGTGCTGTCGGTGATCGCGTTCTTCGTGCTGCCATTGATCGTGCTGCCGCTGCAGGCCTTGTCGCGAAAGATGCGTTCGCTGTCGCGGCGCGGGCTCGACACGCTCGGCGGCCTGTCCGCGCTGCTGCTGGAGACCGTGCAGGGCGCGCGCGTCGTCAAGGCGTTCGGAATGCAGGAGTACGAACGAGGCCGTTTCGAAGGCGAGAACCGCCGCCTGCGCCGCCTGCATCTGCGCGCCGCAAGGATCGGGGCTTTTACCGCGCCGATGACCGAAGTGCTTGCCGCCGTCGGCATCGCCGCCGTGCTCTGGTACGGCGGACGCTCGGTGTTCGCCGGAGGCCGCACGGCCGGCGGCTTCCTCGCCTTCATGACGACGCTCGTGCTGATCTACGACCCGTTCAAGAAGCTCGCGCGCACCAACAACCTTGTGCAGGCGGGCCTCGGCGCGGCCGATCGCGTGTTCGCGCTGCTCGATCATCCCGAAGAGACCGTTTCGCCAGCAGACGCGTCCTCGCGAACTGCGTCTTCGGCGGATGCGTGTGCGCAAACCGGGATCGCGATCGACGGCCTGCGCACGGCGATCCGTTTCGAGAAGGTGAGTTTCTCGTACAACGAGATCGAGGTGCTGCACGACCTCGAGCTCGAGGTTCGCGCCGGCGAGGTCGTCGCGCTGGTCGGGCCGAGCGGCGGTGGCAAGACGACGATCGCCGACCTCATCCCGCGGTTCTACGACGCGAGCGCGGGACGCATCACCATCGACGGCACCGACGTGCGCGACCTCAAGCTCGATGCGCTGCGCTCGCTGATCGCGGTCGTCACCCAGACGACGTTCCTGTTCAACGACACGGTGCGCGCGAACATCGCCTACGGACGCGCGGACCGCGTATCCGACGACGCCGTCGTCGTCGCCGCGGCCGAAGCGGCGTTCGCGCACGAGTTCATCGTGAAGCTGGCCGACGGCTACGACACCGTCGTCGGCGAGCTCGGCGTGCAGCTTTCCGGCGGCCAGCGCCAGCGCATCGCGATCGCCCGCGCGCTTCTGAAGGACGCGCCGATCCTGATCCTCGACGAAGCGACGAGCGCGCTCGATTCGGAGTCCGAGCGCGCGGTGCAGGCCGCGATCGAGCGGCTGATGACCGGCCGCACCACGCTCGTGATCGCGCACCGCATGGCGACGATCCGCCGCGCCGACCGCATCCTCGTCGTCGAGGACGGCCGCATCGTGGAGTCTGGAACTCACGACGAGCTGATTGAAGGCGGCGCGCTCTACCGGCGGCTGCACGAGCTCGAGCTCGACCGCGAGGCCGACCGTTGA
- the lpxB gene encoding lipid-A-disaccharide synthase: MISKSRKILMVAGEASGDTLGAYLAAAMRRIDPSVRLYGVGGSAMREAGVDTIVDTAELSVMGFSELGREIGRVLGTQRQLRRELREFKPDLFVPIDFPDFNLPLCRVAKKSGVPVFYYVSPQVWAWRRRRIETIASTVTRMVVLFPFEAELYRGRGVDAHFVGHPLAENLAASRSRADVRTDLHVAEDQQLVALLPGSRRREVEEMLPIMLEAAGELGPRVMAVVAEAPQLPEGFVGDVITRHAKGYRAVARRRGEAYNLLAAADASFVTSGTATLESALAGCPMVVAYRMSRLSYAIARRLVKVPFIAMPNLLLDREVVCELVQDDATPSRLAAEGRRILEDAPLRERMTRDFAEICRLLTRPGSADRAAALAMELLA, from the coding sequence TTGATCAGCAAGAGCCGGAAGATCCTGATGGTCGCCGGCGAGGCGTCCGGCGACACGCTCGGCGCGTACCTTGCGGCGGCCATGCGGCGCATCGATCCGTCGGTCCGGCTCTACGGCGTCGGCGGCAGCGCGATGCGCGAAGCGGGCGTCGATACGATCGTCGATACCGCCGAGCTTTCGGTGATGGGATTTTCCGAGCTCGGCCGCGAGATCGGCCGCGTGCTCGGCACGCAGCGGCAACTCCGCCGCGAGCTTCGCGAGTTCAAGCCCGACCTGTTCGTGCCGATCGACTTCCCGGACTTCAACCTTCCGCTGTGCCGCGTCGCGAAGAAATCCGGCGTGCCGGTGTTCTACTACGTGAGCCCGCAGGTCTGGGCATGGCGACGCCGGCGCATCGAGACGATCGCGAGCACGGTCACGCGCATGGTCGTGCTGTTTCCGTTCGAAGCCGAGCTTTACCGCGGGCGCGGCGTCGACGCGCATTTCGTCGGACATCCGCTCGCCGAAAATCTTGCGGCATCGCGTTCGCGCGCCGACGTGCGAACCGATCTCCACGTCGCAGAGGACCAGCAGCTGGTTGCGCTGCTGCCGGGAAGCCGGCGGCGCGAGGTCGAGGAGATGCTTCCGATCATGCTCGAGGCGGCCGGCGAGCTCGGACCGCGCGTGATGGCCGTCGTTGCCGAGGCACCACAGCTTCCCGAGGGGTTCGTCGGAGACGTGATCACGCGACATGCCAAAGGCTACCGGGCAGTCGCACGCCGGCGGGGCGAAGCCTACAATCTTCTCGCAGCCGCCGACGCGTCGTTCGTCACGTCGGGAACGGCGACGCTCGAGAGCGCGCTCGCCGGTTGTCCGATGGTGGTGGCCTACCGCATGTCACGCCTGAGCTACGCAATCGCACGCCGGCTCGTGAAGGTTCCGTTCATCGCGATGCCCAATCTGCTGCTCGACCGCGAGGTGGTCTGCGAGCTCGTGCAGGACGACGCAACTCCGTCGCGACTCGCCGCCGAAGGACGCCGCATCCTCGAGGACGCGCCGCTTCGCGAGCGCATGACGCGCGACTTCGCCGAGATCTGCCGCCTGCTGACGCGGCCCGGATCGGCCGATCGTGCGGCGGCGCTCGCAATGGAGCTTCTCGCCTGA
- a CDS encoding Gfo/Idh/MocA family oxidoreductase translates to MTERVRAAVVGVGHLGALHAAKYAATDGAELAGVYDIDPARARDVAATHGCRSFESLAALLGEADCVSVATPTATHREVASAAIARGVSVLVEKPLAASLADASELVRTADEKGVLLFVGHLERFNPAFADLPSIVGHPRFIECHRLSPFAGRGADTDVVFDVMIHDLDLIAFVVGREALGIEAIGVPVLSDHADIANARLRFDGGCIANVTASRVSLKRERRLRIFQEDAYVAVDFDARSLRIVRRRAGAGPIDLSSPMDAIEVEERTFADDADPLREEIAAFVRAVASHRDARARGQVERAGTGLEAARAREIGITGREALVAVELAERVRVAVASEAAKNELEAGGTARASGAPAGRPERPRSPGSN, encoded by the coding sequence ATGACTGAGCGGGTGCGTGCAGCGGTCGTCGGAGTCGGTCACCTCGGCGCGCTGCACGCCGCCAAATATGCGGCGACTGACGGCGCCGAGCTCGCCGGCGTCTACGACATCGACCCGGCGCGTGCCCGCGATGTGGCCGCTACTCACGGCTGCCGCAGCTTCGAGAGCCTTGCGGCGCTGCTTGGCGAAGCGGACTGCGTCAGCGTCGCGACTCCGACCGCAACGCATCGCGAAGTGGCGTCGGCCGCGATCGCGCGCGGCGTTTCGGTGCTCGTCGAAAAACCGCTCGCGGCATCGCTGGCGGATGCCAGCGAGCTCGTCCGCACGGCTGACGAGAAAGGCGTGCTGCTGTTCGTCGGCCATCTGGAACGCTTCAATCCGGCGTTTGCCGATCTGCCGTCGATCGTCGGCCATCCGCGCTTCATCGAGTGTCATCGCCTGTCGCCGTTCGCCGGCCGCGGCGCGGACACCGACGTGGTCTTCGACGTGATGATCCACGACCTCGACCTGATCGCGTTCGTCGTCGGGCGCGAGGCGCTCGGCATCGAGGCGATCGGCGTGCCGGTGCTGTCGGATCACGCCGACATCGCCAACGCGCGCCTTCGCTTCGACGGCGGATGCATCGCCAACGTGACGGCGAGCCGCGTCTCGCTCAAGCGCGAGCGGCGCCTGCGAATCTTCCAGGAGGACGCGTACGTTGCCGTCGATTTCGACGCGCGCAGCCTTCGCATCGTGCGGCGCAGGGCCGGCGCAGGCCCGATCGACCTTTCGTCGCCGATGGACGCGATCGAAGTCGAGGAGCGCACGTTCGCCGACGATGCCGATCCGCTGCGCGAAGAGATTGCCGCGTTCGTGCGCGCCGTAGCCTCTCACCGCGACGCCAGAGCGCGCGGCCAAGTGGAACGGGCGGGCACAGGCCTCGAGGCCGCGCGAGCGCGCGAGATCGGCATCACCGGACGCGAGGCGCTGGTTGCGGTCGAGCTTGCCGAACGGGTGCGCGTCGCCGTCGCCAGCGAAGCAGCGAAGAACGAGCTCGAAGCCGGCGGCACTGCACGCGCATCGGGCGCACCGGCGGGCCGCCCAGAACGCCCACGAAGCCCAGGAAGCAATTGA
- the lpxI gene encoding UDP-2,3-diacylglucosamine diphosphatase LpxI (LpxI, functionally equivalent to LpxH, replaces it in LPS biosynthesis in a minority of bacteria.), translated as MTSGSGEAGGRAGTGAAPEVIGLIAGNGRFPLLFAREARRRGLHVAAVAHHGETVEELGHDVDEITWVRVGQLGKLLRALRAAGVRRAVMAGGIDKVRSLTQIRPDLRGILFLRRALTAGGHGDDALLRLLATELEGEGIEIVPSTIFLDTLLAPAGRIAGPKPSEQALSDIRAGCRVLAALGAADVGQSVVVERGVVLAVEAVEGTDETVLRAGRLRRGALVVVKTAKHDQDMRFDVPAVGRKTIATMVEAGASVLAVEAGATLLLDRDEMLAAAAEARISIVGCTRSGAVAGLSDD; from the coding sequence ATGACATCGGGAAGCGGAGAGGCCGGCGGCCGCGCCGGAACCGGCGCCGCTCCGGAAGTCATCGGCCTCATCGCCGGCAACGGCCGCTTTCCGCTGCTGTTTGCGCGCGAAGCGCGCCGCCGCGGGCTGCATGTGGCGGCGGTCGCGCATCACGGCGAGACCGTCGAAGAACTTGGACATGACGTCGACGAGATCACGTGGGTTCGCGTCGGCCAGCTCGGAAAGCTGCTGCGCGCGCTGCGCGCGGCCGGTGTGCGGCGCGCGGTCATGGCCGGCGGCATCGACAAGGTCCGCTCGCTGACGCAGATCCGGCCGGACCTGCGCGGGATCCTCTTTCTTCGCCGCGCACTGACGGCCGGAGGGCACGGCGACGATGCGCTGCTGCGGCTTCTCGCCACCGAGCTCGAAGGCGAGGGCATCGAGATCGTACCGTCGACGATCTTCCTCGACACGCTGCTCGCACCGGCGGGGCGCATCGCCGGGCCGAAGCCGTCCGAGCAGGCGCTCTCCGACATCCGTGCCGGATGCCGCGTGCTTGCCGCGCTCGGCGCGGCCGACGTCGGTCAGAGCGTCGTCGTCGAGCGCGGCGTCGTGCTCGCGGTCGAAGCCGTCGAAGGCACCGACGAGACCGTGCTGCGTGCCGGGCGCCTGCGGCGCGGCGCGCTCGTCGTCGTCAAGACCGCCAAGCACGACCAGGACATGCGCTTCGACGTGCCCGCCGTCGGACGCAAGACCATCGCAACGATGGTCGAGGCCGGAGCGTCGGTACTGGCCGTCGAAGCCGGCGCCACGCTGCTGCTCGACCGCGACGAGATGCTCGCGGCTGCGGCCGAAGCGCGCATCTCGATCGTCGGTTGCACGAGGTCGGGTGCGGTCGCAGGGCTGAGCGATGACTGA
- the lpxA gene encoding acyl-ACP--UDP-N-acetylglucosamine O-acyltransferase, whose product MSVRIHPTAIVDAGAQLDDGVTVGPYAIVGGGAKVGRDTAIGPHVVLDGLVTIGERCTFTGQSSIGTAPQDLKYKGSPTRLDIGDDNIVREFVTMNRATEHGGGTTRVGNHGMFMAYAHVAHDCIVGDHVVMANAATLAGHVTIEDHAIVGGLVAIHQFVRIGESAILGGGAMVTLDVIPYGMAAGDRAAMQGLNVIGIRRRGFSTETIQALRAAYRTIFRSGMRLQDALEALRADAEGEPRVEHLIRFIEGSQRGICR is encoded by the coding sequence GTGAGCGTTCGGATTCATCCCACCGCGATCGTCGATGCCGGCGCTCAGCTCGACGACGGGGTTACCGTCGGGCCGTATGCGATCGTCGGGGGCGGGGCGAAGGTCGGGCGGGATACCGCGATCGGGCCGCACGTGGTGCTCGACGGCCTCGTGACGATCGGGGAGCGCTGCACGTTCACGGGGCAGTCTTCGATCGGGACGGCGCCGCAGGATCTCAAGTACAAGGGCAGCCCGACGCGGCTCGATATCGGCGACGACAACATCGTGCGCGAGTTCGTCACGATGAATCGCGCGACCGAGCACGGCGGCGGCACGACGCGCGTCGGCAATCACGGCATGTTCATGGCGTACGCACACGTTGCGCACGACTGCATCGTCGGCGATCACGTCGTCATGGCGAATGCGGCGACGCTTGCCGGGCACGTGACGATCGAGGACCACGCGATCGTCGGCGGGCTGGTGGCGATCCACCAGTTCGTGCGCATCGGCGAGTCGGCGATTCTCGGCGGCGGTGCGATGGTCACGCTCGACGTGATTCCATACGGCATGGCCGCGGGTGACCGCGCGGCGATGCAGGGCCTCAATGTGATCGGCATCCGGCGGCGCGGGTTTTCCACCGAGACCATCCAGGCGCTGCGCGCGGCGTACCGCACCATCTTCCGCTCCGGCATGCGCCTGCAGGATGCGCTCGAAGCGCTGCGCGCCGACGCGGAGGGTGAACCGCGCGTCGAGCACCTGATCCGTTTCATCGAGGGCTCCCAGCGCGGGATCTGTCGATGA
- a CDS encoding OmpH family outer membrane protein: MKKTWTMTALAGLSMAALALVGVSAATASAADLKIGYIVTPRLLAESKLGKESSAKLKAKADTAEKTLQKKMEDVKKLQDDITKRMAVLNDTEKAKLGEEYEKQLRDAKRLKEDAQRDFDKSRGEIENDMMTKFRTVIEKFAKDNGYDLVLDAGTLLYISQKADITTEVIQLADKSI, from the coding sequence ATGAAGAAGACTTGGACTATGACTGCCCTGGCGGGCCTTTCGATGGCGGCACTCGCGCTCGTCGGCGTTTCCGCCGCAACGGCCTCGGCCGCCGACCTGAAGATCGGCTACATCGTCACGCCGCGCCTGCTCGCGGAGAGCAAGCTCGGCAAGGAGTCGAGCGCGAAGCTCAAGGCCAAGGCCGACACGGCCGAGAAGACGCTCCAGAAGAAGATGGAAGACGTCAAGAAGCTGCAGGACGACATCACCAAGCGCATGGCGGTGCTGAACGACACCGAGAAGGCCAAGCTCGGCGAGGAGTACGAGAAGCAGCTTCGCGACGCCAAGCGCCTGAAGGAAGACGCGCAGCGCGACTTCGACAAGAGCCGCGGCGAGATCGAAAACGACATGATGACGAAGTTCCGCACGGTCATCGAGAAGTTTGCGAAGGATAACGGCTACGACCTCGTGCTCGACGCCGGAACGCTGCTCTACATCTCGCAAAAAGCCGACATCACCACCGAAGTTATCCAGCTAGCGGACAAGTCGATCTAG
- the bamA gene encoding outer membrane protein assembly factor BamA has translation MIRPLSTRLLVLSLCAALVVPAPVLAIAAEPSAAAEPVVLARAGTAPPAGEAAAPPVALAESKAPQRTAEPTGVVRGFRIEGEKRVDEGAIRIHITHPTGVPVDRSATDLDVKSIYKMGFFDNVWVTTEPAPGGVTLVYHVEERPYVARLEFEGNENVEKADLEAVVGIRPRTVFDPQRAWEGLREAKKVYAGEGYPDAEIRYELVKDVDGNVTVRYVIDEKNKVLVDKINFQGVHAFSHFKLRRIMSTRKKWIGGWFTGAGILKDEELQTDVERLTAFYYDNGYIQVRVDDIEVTREDDNFILTVRIEEGDQYRIGNIRFEGEVLEDQDKLALSSGLKSGEIFKPSRLRESIFSVTEEYGNLGRAFAEAVPNTDVHPDLKTVDVTFKMTAGPVVKVDRIEVRGNTKTRDEVVRRELRQQEGEQFSGRGLRQGTARVKRLGIFDEVKVESTKTAEADQVNLVVNVKEGRTGTFSAGAGFSSEDSLLANARITERNLFGRAQTATMNVDFGSRRQNYRLGFVEPWAFDIPLSLGIDAFSWSYEFSDFRRGGTGMSLRASYPLWELGLKDLFGASLDDIRVGLEYRLENTVIKGVSRSAPASIENEQGTRLTSSLRPSIVRNTIDQPFDPTEGSINTVSAEFAGLGGENEFTKFDVSSRWYFPFYKAESGWRLVYAIAGTFGYGVGNGGLKGEDLPLSERYFPGGINTVRGFQSRTLGPREDFCDHPNGVECRSSEIGGSSQLIVNNEIIFPIIPDAGVKGVVFFDAGNAWKHDEGIDLGDLRLATGVGLRWLSPFGPLRIEIGFPLNEKHDDETSLVLFSFGTPY, from the coding sequence GTGATCCGCCCGCTCTCGACACGGCTACTCGTGCTCTCGCTCTGTGCGGCCCTGGTCGTGCCGGCGCCGGTTCTCGCCATCGCCGCGGAGCCTTCGGCCGCCGCCGAGCCGGTCGTCCTCGCGCGCGCCGGAACCGCACCGCCTGCCGGCGAAGCCGCGGCGCCGCCGGTCGCACTCGCCGAAAGCAAGGCCCCGCAGCGGACCGCCGAGCCAACCGGCGTGGTGCGCGGCTTTCGCATCGAAGGCGAAAAGCGCGTCGACGAAGGCGCCATCCGCATCCACATCACGCATCCGACCGGCGTGCCGGTCGACCGCTCGGCGACCGACCTCGACGTGAAGTCGATCTACAAGATGGGCTTCTTCGACAACGTGTGGGTCACGACCGAGCCCGCGCCTGGCGGAGTCACGCTCGTCTACCACGTCGAGGAGCGCCCGTACGTGGCGAGGCTCGAGTTCGAGGGCAACGAGAACGTCGAGAAGGCCGATCTCGAAGCCGTCGTCGGCATCCGCCCGCGCACCGTGTTCGATCCGCAGCGCGCGTGGGAAGGGCTTCGCGAGGCAAAGAAAGTCTACGCCGGCGAGGGCTATCCCGACGCCGAGATCCGCTACGAGCTCGTCAAGGACGTCGACGGCAACGTGACGGTCCGCTACGTGATCGACGAGAAGAACAAGGTCCTCGTCGACAAGATCAATTTCCAGGGCGTCCACGCGTTCAGCCACTTCAAGCTTCGCCGCATCATGTCGACGCGCAAGAAGTGGATCGGCGGATGGTTCACCGGCGCCGGCATCCTCAAGGACGAGGAGCTGCAGACCGACGTCGAGCGCCTGACGGCGTTCTACTACGACAACGGCTACATCCAGGTGCGCGTCGACGACATCGAAGTCACGCGCGAAGACGACAACTTCATCCTGACGGTGCGCATCGAAGAGGGCGACCAGTACCGCATCGGCAACATCCGCTTCGAGGGCGAAGTGCTCGAGGACCAGGACAAGCTGGCGCTTTCGTCGGGCCTGAAGAGCGGCGAGATCTTCAAGCCGAGCCGGCTGCGCGAGTCGATCTTCTCGGTGACCGAAGAATACGGAAACCTCGGCCGCGCGTTCGCCGAAGCGGTGCCGAACACCGACGTGCATCCGGACCTCAAGACCGTCGACGTCACGTTCAAGATGACCGCAGGGCCGGTCGTCAAGGTCGACCGCATCGAGGTTCGCGGCAACACCAAGACCCGCGACGAAGTCGTGCGCCGCGAGCTGCGCCAGCAGGAAGGCGAGCAGTTCAGCGGCCGCGGGCTTCGCCAGGGAACCGCGCGCGTCAAGCGCCTCGGCATCTTCGACGAGGTCAAGGTCGAGAGCACCAAGACGGCCGAGGCCGACCAGGTCAACCTCGTCGTCAACGTCAAGGAAGGCCGCACCGGAACGTTCTCGGCGGGCGCCGGCTTCAGCTCGGAAGATTCGCTGCTGGCGAACGCGCGCATCACCGAGCGCAACCTTTTCGGCCGTGCGCAGACGGCGACGATGAACGTCGACTTCGGGTCGCGGCGGCAGAACTACCGGCTGGGATTCGTCGAGCCATGGGCCTTCGACATTCCGCTGTCGCTCGGCATCGATGCGTTCAGCTGGAGCTACGAGTTCAGCGACTTCCGCCGCGGCGGTACCGGCATGTCGCTGCGCGCCAGCTATCCGCTCTGGGAGCTCGGACTCAAGGATCTTTTCGGTGCGTCGCTCGACGACATCCGCGTCGGACTCGAATACCGGCTCGAGAACACCGTGATCAAAGGCGTGTCTCGCTCGGCGCCGGCCAGCATCGAGAACGAGCAGGGCACCCGGCTGACCAGCAGCCTTCGCCCGTCGATCGTACGCAACACGATCGATCAGCCTTTCGACCCGACCGAAGGATCGATCAACACCGTGTCGGCCGAGTTCGCGGGACTCGGCGGCGAGAACGAGTTTACCAAGTTCGACGTTTCGTCGCGTTGGTACTTCCCGTTCTACAAGGCCGAGAGCGGCTGGAGGCTCGTCTACGCGATCGCCGGCACTTTCGGTTACGGCGTCGGAAACGGCGGCCTCAAGGGCGAGGACCTGCCGCTGTCGGAACGCTACTTCCCCGGCGGCATCAACACGGTTCGCGGCTTCCAGTCGCGAACGCTCGGTCCGCGCGAGGACTTCTGCGACCATCCGAACGGCGTCGAGTGCCGCAGCAGCGAGATCGGCGGCAGCAGCCAGCTGATCGTCAACAACGAAATCATCTTCCCGATCATTCCCGATGCGGGCGTCAAGGGAGTCGTCTTCTTCGATGCCGGCAACGCGTGGAAGCACGACGAAGGAATCGACCTCGGCGACCTTCGCCTCGCAACGGGCGTCGGGCTGCGCTGGCTCTCGCCGTTCGGCCCGCTGCGCATCGAGATCGGCTTCCCGCTCAACGAAAAGCACGACGACGAGACGAGCCTGGTGCTGTTCTCGTTCGGCACGCCTTACTGA